One Deltaproteobacteria bacterium genomic window, ATCGGGCATCCGGGCCATGTTGCCGTCCTCGCGCATGACCTCGCAGATGACCCCGGCCGGCTTCATTCCGGCCAGCCGGGCCATATCGACACTGCCCTCTGTCTGGCCGGCCCGGACCAGAACCCCGCCCTTGCGGGCCCGAAGGGGAAAAATGTGCCCGGGTGTGGCCAGATCCTCGGGTTTGGCTCCATCCTGAACGGCCGTCAGGATGGTCGTGGCCCGGTCATAGGCCGATATGCCGGTGGTCACTCCCTGGACAGCCTCGATGGACACCGTGAAGTTCGTCCCAAACCGGGATGTGTTGGACCGGGTCATGAGCGGCAGCTGAAGTTCGTCGACCATTTCCGGGGCCATGGCCAGACAGATGAGCCCCCGCCCGTGGGTGGCCATGAAGTTGATGATCTCCGGGGTGACCTTTTCCGCGGCCACGGTCAGGTCGCCCTCGTTCTCCCGTTCCTCGTCGTCCACCAGGATGATCATCCGACCCTGGCGCAATTCCTCCAGCGCTTCTTCCACAGTGCATTTAGGCATGATGTCCTCAATTCGTTCTCGGCCCAGGTATCAGAAACCGTGCCGCCGGAGAAAATCGACGGTCATCCCGCCGCTCTCGGCCGCATCCTTGGTCCAGGGCCGGACCATACGCTCGACGTATTTGCCGATGATATCCGTTTCCATGTTCACCGAACGGCCCGTGCGCCACTCGGCGATGGTTGTCTCCCGCCAGGTGGAGGGAATGATGTTCACCTCCAGATAATCCTCGCCGCAGTCGTTTACGGTCAGGCTGACCCCGTCCAGGGCAACCGAGCCCTTGGCAATGATCTGCCGGCCATACTCAGGAGGGAAGGTTAGCCGAAAGATTCTCGACTGGCCGCTGGGCCTCGTCTCCGACACCCGGGCCATGCAGTCCACATGCCCCGTGACCAAATGCCCACCCAGGCGATCGCCCAGGGCCAGGGCCTTCTCCAGATTGACTGAACCACCAGCCCGAAGCTGGCCGATATTGGTCCGCCCGAGGGTTTCCTTCGAGGCGTAGGCCGTGAATCGGTCCCGCTCCAGGGCCTCCACCGTCAGGCATGCTCCGTTGACGGCGATGCTTTCCCCGAGGACAAAAGGACCCATGTCAAACAAGGGAACCACTGTCAGCCGCGAATCCCCGCTTCGGCCGTCGATCCGGTCAACCCTGCCAAGCCCTTGAATCAAGCCCGTAAACATGGTCGGTTCCCGTTGACTGGCGAAAGTCGGATCAGGAGGTCATCGCCCAGAGTCTCCAGCCTGGTGCGACAAAATCCGACGGCCTGGTCGAGACCCAGGGCCGTTCGGCCCGAAAATGCTGCCACTGCCCCATCATCCCCCAAAATTTTCATGGCCAGGAAGTACCACAACTCGTCAACCAATCCCTGATCAGCGAGGCTTCCGGCCAGTCCGCCACCGCCCTCGCAAAGGACCCGATAGGCCCCGACATCCCTGCGCAGACGGGTCATGAGCCCGGCCAGTCCGGAACAACCGGGTGAATCCGCCCAGACCCGGCACCCGGCAGACTCCAGAACCCGGGCCCGGGCGCACTCGGCCACATCTTCCCTGGTCCAGAAAATCGTCGCTCCGGGACGTTCCCGGGTCAGAAAAAACCTGTCGGGATTCTCGGGCAAATTCCCGGTGACCACCACGGCCCAAGGCTGAGACCCTCCATAACCCGTTTTGCGGACCGTCAACCGGGGGTTGTCGCTCCGGAACGTGGTTCCGCCGACCATGACCGCCTGGACCGTGGCCCTCAGGGACTGGACCCGCTCGTGGGATTCGGGCCCGCTGACCGCCTCGGGTCTCCGGGATCGGGTAGCGATCCGTCCATCCAGGGTCGCCGCTAGTTTGAGAATGACAAAAGCCCGGTCCGTCCGCTGAAGATGCACGAACTCCCGGATCGTTTCCTCGCATTCCTCGGCAAGGCACCCGACCTCGACCTCCACCCCCTGGGACCGAAGAAAATCGGCACCTCCTCCGGCCACGGAGTTGGGATCGGACACCCCGACGACCACCTTGGAAATCCCGGCATCCAGGATGGCCCGGGTGCACGGCGGGGTCTTGCCTTGGTGGTTGCATGGCTCCAAGGTGACCACCAGGGTGCATCGACTTGGATCCACCCCGTTTTTCCGGGCATCGGCAATGGCCTCGACCTCGGCATGCGGACCTCCGAAAAAACTGTGCCAGCCTTCCGCGGCCACCCGGTCGTCCTCCACCAGCACCGCCCCGACGCAGGGGTTCGGAGCCGTCGCCCCCCGGCCTCGTTCAGCCAGTTCCAGGGCCCGGCGCATCCACTCGGTCTTCATGATCCGGGCGGAGCCCCGAAGGGCAACAGTTCGTAGCCGACCGCGGCCTCGTCCAACATCGCGCAGGCCAGCTCGTCCGGATAGCCCTCAGCAAAAAAGATGTGCGTGAATCGGCAGTTGATGAGCATCTTAGTGCAGATTAGGCAGGGCTGGGTCGTGCAGTAGAGCTCGGCTCCGGCAATGCCTACCCCGTGCAGGGCGGCCTGGACGATGACGTTCTGCTCGGCGTGCAGGGCCCGGCAGAGTTCGTGACGCTGCCCTGAGGGAATCCCCAACTTTTCCCGCATGCAACCGATCTCCAGGCAATGGGCCAAACC contains:
- a CDS encoding cytidine deaminase; translation: MYFMGIAYMVAQRSTCLRRKVGAVAVKDRRILATGYNGAPAGLAHCLEIGCMREKLGIPSGQRHELCRALHAEQNVIVQAALHGVGIAGAELYCTTQPCLICTKMLINCRFTHIFFAEGYPDELACAMLDEAAVGYELLPFGAPPGS
- the ribD gene encoding bifunctional diaminohydroxyphosphoribosylaminopyrimidine deaminase/5-amino-6-(5-phosphoribosylamino)uracil reductase RibD, yielding MRRALELAERGRGATAPNPCVGAVLVEDDRVAAEGWHSFFGGPHAEVEAIADARKNGVDPSRCTLVVTLEPCNHQGKTPPCTRAILDAGISKVVVGVSDPNSVAGGGADFLRSQGVEVEVGCLAEECEETIREFVHLQRTDRAFVILKLAATLDGRIATRSRRPEAVSGPESHERVQSLRATVQAVMVGGTTFRSDNPRLTVRKTGYGGSQPWAVVVTGNLPENPDRFFLTRERPGATIFWTREDVAECARARVLESAGCRVWADSPGCSGLAGLMTRLRRDVGAYRVLCEGGGGLAGSLADQGLVDELWYFLAMKILGDDGAVAAFSGRTALGLDQAVGFCRTRLETLGDDLLIRLSPVNGNRPCLRA
- a CDS encoding riboflavin synthase; the protein is MFTGLIQGLGRVDRIDGRSGDSRLTVVPLFDMGPFVLGESIAVNGACLTVEALERDRFTAYASKETLGRTNIGQLRAGGSVNLEKALALGDRLGGHLVTGHVDCMARVSETRPSGQSRIFRLTFPPEYGRQIIAKGSVALDGVSLTVNDCGEDYLEVNIIPSTWRETTIAEWRTGRSVNMETDIIGKYVERMVRPWTKDAAESGGMTVDFLRRHGF